From a single Aestuariibius sp. HNIBRBA575 genomic region:
- a CDS encoding ABC transporter permease: MFVYILRRLGWSIPFLFAASFLAFTIIQTPPGDYVESYAAKLEADGRQVDEARLRSLRDRFGLDEPMLTQYWKWIKGISRGDFGLSFQWQQPVSELIGDRMILSVILATSTLLFTWALALPIGIYSAVRQYSWGDYCVSIIGFIGLATPNFLVALILMYVGVVHFGTNVTGLFSAEYVNAEWSWAKFVDLVKHLIIPVVIIGTSATASLIRIMRANLLDELHKPYVTTARAKGLSEFKTILKYPVRIALNPFASTIAWVFPQIISGSTVVAVVLSLPTVDPLMLDALLTQDMYLAGAFILLLSVMSIIGMIVSDIVLAMIDPRIRYR; the protein is encoded by the coding sequence ATGTTCGTCTATATCCTGCGTCGCCTTGGCTGGTCGATACCGTTCTTGTTCGCCGCCTCGTTCCTTGCATTCACCATTATTCAAACGCCCCCGGGCGATTATGTTGAAAGTTATGCTGCAAAACTTGAGGCTGACGGCCGTCAGGTTGACGAAGCGCGGCTGCGGTCGCTACGTGATCGGTTTGGGCTCGATGAACCGATGCTCACGCAATATTGGAAGTGGATAAAGGGGATATCGAGAGGCGATTTTGGGCTCTCGTTTCAATGGCAGCAACCCGTATCCGAGTTGATCGGAGATCGCATGATCTTATCGGTGATACTCGCCACGTCGACGCTATTATTCACCTGGGCCTTAGCATTACCCATAGGAATTTATTCGGCCGTCCGACAATACAGTTGGGGTGATTATTGCGTTAGCATCATTGGGTTCATTGGTCTGGCGACGCCAAATTTCTTGGTCGCGTTGATCTTGATGTATGTCGGTGTTGTTCATTTTGGAACCAATGTGACCGGGTTATTTTCGGCGGAATATGTGAATGCCGAATGGTCTTGGGCCAAGTTCGTAGATTTGGTCAAACACTTGATTATTCCGGTGGTGATCATTGGGACATCGGCTACTGCCAGCCTTATCCGTATTATGCGCGCCAACTTGTTGGATGAATTGCATAAACCCTATGTGACCACTGCGCGCGCCAAAGGCCTGAGCGAATTCAAGACCATCCTCAAATACCCCGTCCGCATCGCCCTGAACCCCTTTGCGTCAACGATCGCATGGGTGTTTCCGCAGATTATCTCAGGCTCAACTGTGGTGGCGGTCGTATTGTCGCTGCCAACGGTTGATCCTCTCATGCTCGACGCTTTGTTGACACAGGATATGTATTTAGCCGGTGCCTTCATTTTGCTTCTCAGCGTCATGTCCATCATCGGGATGATCGTGTCAGACATTGTTCTGGCCATGATCGACCCTCGCATTCGGTACCGCTAA
- a CDS encoding ABC transporter permease: protein MTNSVDHTDPRLPVDIAEASQWRLMWRKFKKHKLALISLYLVGFLYVVALFAEFFQPFEPDLTSRSDVFHPPQMVQFLDRTEDGTRFRPHVLGTKLIRDPETLATSYEINPDEKIYISFLGKSEPYHLAGFIPMQRRLITSTNPDERFYLFGADRLGRDMLSRSIAGTRISMSIGLVGVAISLFLGTLIGGMAGYLGGWFDSLSTRAIELILSMPTIPIWLGLSATIPANIDPLVRYFAITVILSLIGWTELARVVRGRFLALRTEDFVTAARLDGARPRRIVFRHIMPSLVSHIIASVSLAIPAMILAETSLSFLGLGLLPPSISWGVLLKEAQNIRSIAQAPWLFVPGLFVLVAVLALNFLGDGLRDAADPYSQDQ, encoded by the coding sequence ATGACAAATTCTGTTGACCATACCGACCCTCGTCTTCCTGTAGATATCGCCGAAGCTTCGCAGTGGCGGTTGATGTGGCGGAAATTCAAGAAACACAAGCTGGCGCTCATCAGTCTCTATTTGGTAGGCTTTTTGTACGTGGTTGCCCTGTTTGCTGAGTTCTTTCAGCCCTTTGAGCCTGATCTGACGTCGCGTAGCGATGTGTTTCATCCCCCTCAGATGGTGCAGTTCCTGGATCGAACAGAGGATGGAACGCGTTTCCGCCCTCACGTTCTGGGCACCAAACTGATCCGGGACCCTGAAACGCTTGCCACGTCGTATGAAATAAATCCGGATGAAAAAATCTACATTTCGTTCTTGGGCAAATCAGAGCCCTATCACCTCGCCGGATTCATCCCCATGCAGCGGCGCTTGATCACATCAACCAACCCAGACGAACGGTTCTACCTGTTTGGCGCCGACCGTTTGGGCCGCGACATGCTGAGCCGTTCCATCGCAGGCACCCGCATTTCAATGTCGATCGGGCTTGTTGGGGTCGCCATCAGCCTGTTCTTGGGCACGTTGATTGGTGGCATGGCCGGGTATTTAGGGGGCTGGTTTGACTCGCTTTCAACCCGCGCGATCGAACTGATCCTTTCCATGCCAACAATCCCAATCTGGCTCGGGCTGAGCGCCACAATTCCTGCAAACATTGATCCATTGGTCCGATATTTTGCGATCACGGTGATCCTGTCGCTAATTGGCTGGACCGAACTTGCTCGGGTCGTAAGAGGACGATTCCTAGCGCTTCGGACAGAGGATTTCGTCACCGCCGCACGCTTAGATGGGGCGCGGCCACGAAGGATCGTTTTCCGCCACATCATGCCGTCGCTTGTCAGCCACATTATTGCATCGGTTTCTCTGGCCATCCCCGCGATGATCCTCGCAGAGACTTCGCTATCCTTCTTAGGGTTGGGGCTTTTGCCGCCCTCGATATCTTGGGGCGTCCTGCTCAAAGAAGCGCAGAACATTCGGTCAATTGCTCAGGCACCTTGGCTGTTTGTTCCAGGTTTATTCGTTCTGGTCGCTGTGCTTGCCCTGAACTTCCTTGGGGATGGCCTGCGTGACGCGGCCGACCCCTATTCACAAGATCAGTAA